The sequence CTCTCCATCTTAACAAAGTGCAAATGTTTGGGGAGCAGAAATCgtatttttttcctccattgCACTAGAACATCCAATTGAATAAGATCTGCTTCCCCCTGCAGTTGGAGAAGCATTACAAATAAAGCCCGACCAAATGGACGTGTCATAAATCATTGAGCGTTACTCCTGCTGGCCTGCGACTCTAAAACACAAATTGGATTACCTGTGCAACCGCGCAGAATACCAGCATCGGACAAACCCAGACAGACAGTACATATACTGACATGTGCAAAGAGCATGATGCAAACATGAAAAAATGCACAAGTACATTGGGtgtactaaccctaaccctaaccctgcagtTAAAGGGATTTCACATATTCGGCACCCTGAGGCTCCAGCTCTCTAAGACAGaaactcagagacacacacacgcacacacacacacacacactcacactcacactctctcacacatacacacacacacacacacacacagtaatttgGGTTCCCTTATAATAAATGCCACATTACAGTGATGTAGAGCAGAGGACCACGTCATGTAAAGGTTGCCGTGATAGAATCTCTGTTTGAAGTTGCCGGCCTTGACGTGCAAGATCAGATCCTCTAACTGTTTATGGCGCTGTGAAGCCAGACAGCATCCATATCCTGTAAACAGCCCACTGGAGGCCGAGGATTTATTAGCGAGGCGTCCAATAAATCTGAATACTCATCTCTCTAAACAACCCATTTCTGGATTCAGAGTTTTTGCTCCTAACGGCCGAGACCCAGTGTTTTACCACTAGGGTCGTCAGTGCTGCACCAGCAGCTTTTCAATAATGAATAGTTGAATTTACAGCCGGCCACTAATTGacccattattattatttgaaacaacACATTGTAAATCGAGCTGCAGAGGAATCGGTCAAACCCTGTGTAAACCACAAAGCTCCTGTGAATCTGGAGGGTTGTAAAGGACACGGTGGCTGTTTAAGGTTAATGGGAAAACAGTTTTTCTGTTAGATGATGCATTAATGGTATGAGTGGTGCAGCAGTTATTAATTTCCAGGCTTTTACATGCTTATATTTGGATCAACCGACAAAGTAAGTCTAGATACCAACAGTTATATAAGCAGCTGCTTGACATCACAACATTTTCTTGCTGGAAGAAAAACAGCAGCGTGGGGAgtctttcttcaaaataaagttttttactttttggaAAGTCCTGCACTctaactgaaaaaaaatattaatgatattAAATATGGTGGTAAATATGATACGAATGTGAACATTCGGTAAGAAAAAATGTCTTCATGGTATAAAAGAATACAGAAGAGGTTTAtcgatatgttttattttgattggTGTCTTTCTCTATTCCTcttccttattattattattattattataagaacCATGAATAATCAAATAAGCTTTTCATATATAATGTCAGAGCCAAAAGTGActtcaaatgatttgttttgttcagagaaaaattcaaatatattcagtttaaTGTCATGtgtgacaaagaaaagcagccaCTTCAGAAGATGAAACAAGGTCATGTTTTAAAATTAGATATGACATTTTAAAGTCATTATCCGGATGCTTATCAATTATTCAGAAGAAAACAGGATTAGAAAAAGTTGAAGATATAGTCTATTTCATCTCAGGGCTGCAAATATGTAATGGAAAACTGGTCTTTCTGTTGTATCTGCTATTTTGGGGATTTGACTTTGGGACAGACCCAGAACTCCTGCTGGTTAAAAAGCCTTATCTGAAATCTGATGCTAAGCAAGTTGACAGCAGCCTGTGGCCACTGTAATCCCCCCAGAATGAGATTATCCCTGTGTGGATATAGTGGGCGGTGGTGAGCGGGGCACTCCCGTCGGCTGTGTGTTGAAGACGGAGCCCACCGAACCCCTACCACTAATCTCTGTACACTGACACACCTTGACAGGCTGCATATAAACTCAGGCCTGACTGGGCTTCAACAGGACTCACATCTGGAACTCCAAAACATGGACTTTAAAACCAGcatctctctgcttctcctgctgctcctgggcTGCTGCAAAGCTCACGATGAAAATGTAAGGAATAATGCACtaaaataagttttaaataGTATTCTATATAATCAATGAAACGTTTTTCCCATAGCTCGAGTTTCTGTCTTCATCCAGATCTTTGCACTAGACTGAGTTTAAATTCTCTATATTTAACTAAAGGTTTATTTTTTCACAGGATCTTGGTGCTGATAATGGTAAGTGACCAAACCTCTGCACAGCTTTTCCCAGTGAGGTCTAAACAACCTCTATAATGCATCACATGTCTGCTATTTTTCTATCCATTAGACACCTCAGTGGACATGTCTGACACGGAGGACATTACCGCAACTATTCTAAGAATGAACAATGGTGAGCATTCAATCATGATGTTACAAGGACGGCAAGGAAACCTTAGTTTCTCACAATATCAATGCAGATTTTCTATATTCCATGATGGAAGGCATGTTTTTTCATCTTGATTTGactaatgttttttcacaatcGTCTTTTATTGTAATAGGCTCTACTGATTTTCTGATGGAAGGAGATGTGATGATCCCAAGGACTAGAAACGCTATGAAGTGTTACTCAAAAAAATACTCCTGTCTGTGGCCAAAGTCTACCAACGGGAACGTGGTGATCCCTTTCCTTATAAGCGGAAAATACTGtgggtttaaatattttaaggGAACACGGTGGTGAAACCGGACTGTGCATGTTAACACGTCACTGAGTGGATGGTATTACTGATTTAATACTTTTACCCACAACTTTAGACGGCtctgagaagagagagattctGAACGCCCTGCAGGACTTTGAACGGAGAACCTGCATTCGCTTTGTCACACGTACTAGGCAGAGAGCGTACTTGAGTTTTGAACCAAGAAATGGGTGAGTCGGAAACTAAATAACTTGCATGTATATGATACAGTATACAACTATAATATAGGGATgaagaaaattatgaaaattgCATAAAAAAGAGCCTTTAAAATACGTCCTCTGTTTTGCTCCTGCTACTCTTTCACaatctctatttctctctttaTACGTTAAAGTTAATGTTCTGCCTTAGAATCCGTTGTACTTCTGATGATATACAAATATATCCCCATAGGTAAAGGTGTGAGCTGATAATACTTGTTTACATAAAcgcttgatttaatttgagaaccactgagcTAGACTTGCTAGCTAGTTAAAAATCCTTCCTCTTCACTAACCTGAGCTGGTTCTTACGTTCCAAATCATCTGTTGCTACAGCAGCAGTAGTTAACTCTTCATCCCGCTCCCCGGTGccttcatccttttttttttcttttctgaaaaAGCTTCTGATATCCACAGCCTTGAAGTCTTGCCTCAGTGAATTAGTTCACTATAGCTACCACCAGATGtcaactctctgtctctctcacaccaaACACGCATCTGCCAATGTAATGTGAAGTAGATCAGCTGTTTGGATGACACACAGGGGATTCAGAACGTCATAACGTTTCAAATCAACAATATCCTATTTTGTTTTCAAGGGCTTTCATGCATGAATGGAATTTACGTACGAATAGAAACACACAACCTCGCACAgatgcacatgtgcacacacactggcaaACATCAAACAGTatgcatacatatacacacatcttTCTAATTCATAAAACATTCATGGCTGTAGCCTTAAATGCCCTTGTAAAGCGGCTCCCACGCAGCACACATGGCATGAGGGAACGACTGATCAGGTCAATAATTTATAAAGACctatttctttattctttcaGCAATACATATCAAAAGAACAAATGCGCTCCAATATGTTTTCAGTGATAAGGCaacagtaacatttattttaaatactgcACAGTAACATAAGGAAATATGGCTTCCTGTAAGATCGTGGGCAGTGTGCTCGAGTATTTAGCATAATGTCTTTGCAAAGGAGACTAATATGCAGCTAAACAAAAGAAAGCAAGATAACCACAGAAGGCAAAAATGATGAGAAAGATgtgtaaaacaaatacaaagacatAAATGGCCATCAAGAGATACAAAACTATCACAGAGACGTAAACGCAAAGTTAATGCAATATTGCAGCTACTCTCCACATCTTTTTTCAGTTTGGGCTGCTATGTATGCACGCAGGGGTTCAATCCTGTACACAGGTTAAATACACAACAGGCAGGAGTGTACAACAGAGCTTTAAATAAGGCAGGacgtgctgatcctcatcccccGCCCCACCCGCCTCCCAAAATGCTGCTACAACACACGTCAGTCCCCTCTCGTTGTTAGTATCACACATCTGCAGTTGACAGCCCCATCTCAGCTCCCAACTAAACACCatcagaaaataaatcatttaagcGTGTAAGCACAGGGTCGCTGACAATGTAAATAACATTACTGCTTTAATCAAATGTCAAGTCGCACGTTCCATATTAATTATctccgtctccctctgtctgctaTAAGCTGCGCCTCTTTACTGGGTACTGTTGGAGACAAGCAGGTGGTGTCACTGCAGAGGTCCGGCTGCATCCAACGCGGCATCATCCAGCACGAGGTCCTGCACGCGCTCGGCTTCTACCACGAGCACACTCGCAGCGACCGCGACCAGTACGTCAAAATCAACTGGGAGAACATAGACAAGTGTAAGATCCTCACTTCATTGTCCGTTGATTCCGATTGATCTATTTAGTTGTCTATTTGATACTTACTAGGATTTTTGTTTATCTCAACAGATAATTTTATCAACTTTCGAAAGATGGACACGGACAACCTCAACACTCCATATGACTACACCTCTGTGATGCACTATGGAAGGTGAGAGAGAGCAGACATGTCGCACTTCGACAAATGAGTCCGTGATGAATCTAGACATGAATCTGAACAATACTATGCCTCATTACTATTGTCCATATCTGTAGAACTGCCTTTGGAAGAAGAGCGGAAACCATCACCCCAATCCCCAATAGATCTGTTGCCATCGGCCAGAGAAGCGGCATGTCCCGCATCGACATTCTGAGGATCAACAGGCTCTACAGGTGCTGAAATGACTTGTGACTAGGATGATCGCGAGATGGGTTGATCTGTTTCTGATCTGATAATCGCATTAATGTGACAGTacgggaataaaaaaaatgagacTTCATGAATCTTCTGTCTCTTTTCATTCACAGTAAAGTACATGTATGGTTTTCGAGTTCTGACGAGACGGCAAGATGGATGTTTAGAGAAGCTAATTTTTAGCCTCCAAGACAGCCTGCGATTCAAAATTTGATAGATGTGGGCATTTATCAGGCAGGAAGGATCTAGCAAAGTACACtcaagttgcattatgggaagctTACCAACATTGAG comes from Pleuronectes platessa chromosome 17, fPlePla1.1, whole genome shotgun sequence and encodes:
- the LOC128460584 gene encoding low choriolytic enzyme-like isoform X1 yields the protein MDFKTSISLLLLLLLGCCKAHDENDLGADNDTSVDMSDTEDITATILRMNNGSTDFLMEGDVMIPRTRNAMKCYSKKYSCLWPKSTNGNVVIPFLISGKYYGSEKREILNALQDFERRTCIRFVTRTRQRAYLSFEPRNGCASLLGTVGDKQVVSLQRSGCIQRGIIQHEVLHALGFYHEHTRSDRDQYVKINWENIDKYNFINFRKMDTDNLNTPYDYTSVMHYGRTAFGRRAETITPIPNRSVAIGQRSGMSRIDILRINRLYRC
- the LOC128460584 gene encoding low choriolytic enzyme-like isoform X2 — its product is MDFKTSISLLLLLLLGCCKAHDENDLGADNVDMSDTEDITATILRMNNGSTDFLMEGDVMIPRTRNAMKCYSKKYSCLWPKSTNGNVVIPFLISGKYYGSEKREILNALQDFERRTCIRFVTRTRQRAYLSFEPRNGCASLLGTVGDKQVVSLQRSGCIQRGIIQHEVLHALGFYHEHTRSDRDQYVKINWENIDKYNFINFRKMDTDNLNTPYDYTSVMHYGRTAFGRRAETITPIPNRSVAIGQRSGMSRIDILRINRLYRC